In Xyrauchen texanus isolate HMW12.3.18 chromosome 45, RBS_HiC_50CHRs, whole genome shotgun sequence, a single window of DNA contains:
- the LOC127637352 gene encoding RNA-splicing ligase RtcB homolog: MSRTYNDELQYLDKIGKNCWRIKKGFVPNMQVEGVFYVNDPLEKLMFEELRNACRGGGFGGFLPAMKQIGNVAALPGIVHRSIGLPDVHSGYGFAIGNMAAFDMDNPEAVISPGGVGFDINCGVRLLRTNLDEGDVQPVKEQLAQSLFDHIPVGVGSKGVIPMNAKDLEEALEMGVDWSLREGYAWAEDKEHCEEYGRMLQADPNKVSSKAKKRGLPQLGTLGAGNHYAEIQVVDEIFNDYAAKKMGIDHKGQICVMIHSGSRGLGHQVATDALVAMEKAMKRDQITVNDRQLACARITSPEGQDYLKGMAAAGNYAWVNRSSMTFLTRQAFSKVFNTTPDDLDMHVIYDVSHNIAKVEEHMVDGKQKTLLIHRKGSTRAFPPHHPLIPVDYQLTGQPVLIGGTMGTCSYVLTGTEQGMSETFGTTCHGAGRALSRAKSRRNLDFQDVLDKLADQGIAIRVASPKLVMEEAPESYKNVTDVVNTCHDVGISKKAIKLRPIAVIKG, from the exons atgagTCGCACTTATAACGATGAGCTGCAGTATCTGGATAAAATCGGAAAGAACTGCTGGCGGATTAAGAAAGGATTCGTGCCGAATATGCAG GTGGAGGGAGTTTTCTATGTGAATGATCCGCTGGAGAAACTGATGTTTGAAGAGCTGAGGAATGCGTGTCGTGGAGGAG GGTTTGGCGGCTTCCTACCAGCTATGAAGCAAATCGGAAATGTCGCCGCCCTCCCGGGAATTGTACAC AGGTCTATCGGCTTACCGGACGTCCACTCTGGATATGGTTTCGCCATTGGAAACATGGCTGCGTTTGACATGGACAACCCTGAGGCAGTCATCTCTCCCG GCGGAGTCGGGTTTGATATTAACTGTGGCGTGCGTCTGCTGCGGACTAACCTGGACGAGGGCGACGTGCAGCCGGTGAAAGAGCAGCTGGCGCAGTCCTTGTTCGACCACATTCCTGTCGGTGTCGGATCGAAGGGCGTCATTCCCATGAATGCAAA AGATCTGGAGGAAGCGCTAGAGATGGGTGTTGATTGGTCGCTGAGGGAAGGTTACGCCTGGGCTGAAGATAAAGAACATTGTGAGGAATACGGCAGAATGCTGCAGGCCGACCCAAACAAAGTCTCGTCCAAAGCCAAGAAGAGAGGCCTGCCACAG TTGGGTACACTGGGTGCAGGAAATCACTACGCTGAGATTCAGGTTGTGGATGAGATTTTTAACGACTATGCGGCGAAGAAGATGGGCATCGATCACAAGGGTCAGATCTGTGTGATGATCCACAGCGGCAGTCGAGGCCTCGGCCACCAGGTGGCGACAG ATGCATTGGTTGCCATGGAGAAAGCGATGAAGCGAGATCAGATCACTGTAAACGACCGTCAGTTGGCATGTGCGCGCATCACGTCTCCTGAGGGTCAGGACTATCTGAAGGGAATGGCTGCCGCTGGAAACTACGCCTGGGTCAACCGCTCGTCCATGACCTTTCTCACTCGACAG GCGTTCTCGAAAGTGTTCAACACAACGCCTGATGATCTGGACATGCACGTCATCTATGACGTCTCTCACAATATCGCCAAAGTTGAGGAGCACATGGTGGATGGCAAACAGAAAACTCTTCTGATACACAGGAAGGGCTCAACGCGAGCGTTCCCTCCTCACCATCCGCTGATCCCCGTAGACTatcag CTGACCGGCCAACCAGTGCTGATCGGAGGCACCATGGGCACCTGTAGTTACGTGCTGACAGGCACAGAGCAGGGCATGAGCGAGACATTCGGCACTACGTGTCACGGAGCG GGTCGAGCGCTGTCCAGAGCCAAATCCAGAAGGAACCTGGACTTCCAGGACGTTCTAGATAAACTGGCAGACCAGGGCATCGCCATCAGAGTGGCATCACCAAAGTTGGTGATGGAGGAG GCGCCAGAATCCTACAAGAACGTCACAGATGTGGTGAACACGTGCCATGATGTCGGAATCAGCAAGAAGGCCATCAAGCTCCGACCCATCGCTGTCATTAAAGGTTAA
- the fbxo7 gene encoding F-box only protein 7, which yields MKLRVRINKQTSKLELDGPEPTLSELSARIRDTLLPLCGLGSDAEFNLSLNGKDTLLDTGQTLSSCGLVSGDMISVILPTQTAPQTAGSTGAAQQNQTDTLRSSEEAGPSSRERDDVMEEWMEDESGVFAPPPLLCCETDAGLIPHTLERLLDSAICQNPSDCLMLTTHLMLLETGFLTQGSSGTSGQMPIGWRAAGGVYRLHYAHPLLENSLVSVVAVPMGQTLVINAVLKMDKHLESSRKLVLKPDAYVTPDWAGGSTEVVYRDLRKLSRLFKDQLVYPLMAAARQALGLPALFGLPVLPPELLLRVLRLLDVTSLVLLSAVCRDLNVATHDPSLWRHLLHRDFRVCLGAGTQLRDTDWRELYKKKYKQRKQNERRGRCRFYPPHVPPIYPLTPIPPAPLPFPLYPPGIIGGDYDQTPVVLPRPRFDPIGPLPGHLPGAGVPIGRRSLRPGGNRPADIRRGFI from the exons ATGAAGCTCCGGGTGAGAATCAACAAACAGACCAGCAAACTGGAGCTGGACGGACCAGAACCGACTTTATCTGAGCTCAGTGCCCGGATCAGAGACACCCTACTGCCGCTATGTGGACTTGG CTCTGATGCAGAGTTTAATCTGTCTCTGAATGGAAAAGATACTCTGCTGGACACCGGACAGACGCTCTCCTCCTGTGGGCTTGTTTCTGGCGACATGATCAGTGTGATTTTGCCAACACAAACTGCCCCACAAACCGCAGGCAGCACTGGAGCCGCTCAGCAGAACCAGACAGACACACTCCGATCCAGCGAGGAG gCGGGTCCCAGCAGCAGGGAGAGAGATGATGTGATGGAGGAGTGGATGGAGGACGAGTCCGGAGTCTTCGCTCCTCCACCGTTGCTGTGCTGTGAAACTGATGCTGGTCTGATTCCTCACACTCTGGAGCGACTACTGGACTCCGCGATCTGTCAGAACCCGTCAGACTGTCTGATGCTCACCACACACCTTATGCTGCTGGAGACCGGCTTTCTGACGCAG GGTTCAAGTGGGACCTCAGGTCAGATGCCAATTGGCTGGAGGGCAGCAGGGGGCGTGTACAGACTTCATTATGCCCACCCACTTCTCGAGAACAGCCTTGTATCGGTGGTCGCTGTACCGATGGGCCAAACACTAGTCATTAATG CCGTCCTTAAAATGGACAAGCATTTGGAGAGTTCTAGAAAACTGGTGCTGAAACCAGATGCTTATGTGACACCTGACTGGGCAG GTGGCAGCACAGAGGTCGTTTACAGAGACTTACGGAAACTCTCTCGTCTCTTTAAAGATCAGCTGGTGTATCCACTAATGGCTGCCGCCAGACAAG CACTGGGACTGCCTGCTCTGTTCGGTCTGCCAGTTCTTCCTCCTGAGCTGTTGTTACGTGTGTTACGATTGTTGGACGTCACATCACTCGTCTTGCTGTCGGCTGTGTGCCGAGATCTGAATGTGGCTACCCACGATCCCTCACTTTGGAGACACCTGCTGCACAGGGACTTTAGGG tgTGTTTAGGTGCCGGCACTCAGCTCAGAGACACAGATTGGAGAGAG CTTTacaaaaagaaatataaacaGAGGAAGCAGAATGAGCGTAGGGGCAGATGCAGGTTTTACCCTCCTCATGTGCCTCCGATTTACCCTCTTACCCCCATCCCACCTGCCCCTCTACCCTTCCCACTCTACCCTCCCGGCATCATCGGAGGAGATTACGACCAAACCCCCGTCGTTCTGCCCCGGCCACGCTTCGACCCAATTGGCCCTCTCCCCGGTCATCTCCCAGGTGCGGGCGTTCCCATTGGGCGGCGGTCTTTGAGGCCTGGTGGAAATCGTCCAGCAGACATCAGGAGAGGTTTCATCTGA